AAAGCGAGCATAAGGAGTTATCGTTGTTCCCTCAGGTGGCTCTTCCGAGACCCGCCGGCATCGTTTTTTTCTTACACCTCAGCCACATGTACCGCTATACCGCcccacagagaaaagaaccTAACAagcgtctctctccactcACATGACCACCCTCTCTGTAGCAGTGCGTGAAGCATGCCTagccgacggcggcgaagctgTTCCAGCGGTGGCGTTATTCGCAATCCAACTGCAGGCCAGGTGTTGCGGCGAATAgagggagacacagagaaagaaaggagagcacGAAACGTAACAAAGAGGCCATCGAACTGATGAGCGAAaaatggaaaagagagggaggagagggagaggtgcaaGGAAGGCTACAAGTTATCACGCAGGTACTTGTTGACGCCAGTGAGGGCGGCTCGCGCTGTGTCGTTGCTAACGTCGACCAAGTACGGCTCCAAGTCATTCGCGACGGTGGCCGAGTCCGTTTCTAGGATAATTCCCTCATCCAGCATCTCATCGACTGTCATAAGAAGAGCGCAGTAATTCTCTAGTAACAGACGCACTGTCAGAGAGGGTGTGTTAAGCTCTTGGCGCAATGCGTCTACCAGACCCATCAACACGTTGGACAGCACCACTTCATTCTCAGAGCCGGCGCCAATGACAGTGATTGTCACATCTTCGCTGACGTGGAAGACGGTGATGTGCCCTTCCACAACGAGAATATCGTTCTCGTAGGCGACGTGGTTGCCCCGTCGGGGGTCATGAATGGCTTGAAAGATAGAATGCTCCAGCGAGCGCTGCTTTTCAAGAGGCGCTAGCGCCTTAGAAGACTCGGGAGTGTCGTCCCCGATAAAGTACTTGGCAAAGA
This DNA window, taken from Leishmania panamensis strain MHOM/PA/94/PSC-1 chromosome 34 sequence, encodes the following:
- a CDS encoding coatomer zeta subunit, putative (TriTrypDB/GeneDB-style sysID: LpmP.34.0090) is translated as MAFLHRVQAVVALDNTGSRIFAKYFIGDDTPESSKALAPLEKQRSLEHSIFQAIHDPRRGNHVAYENDILVVEGHITVFHVSEDVTITVIGAGSENEVVLSNVLMGLVDALRQELNTPSLTVRLLLENYCALLMTVDEMLDEGIILETDSATVANDLEPYLVDVSNDTARAALTGVNKYLRDNL